A region from the Lysobacter antibioticus genome encodes:
- a CDS encoding autotransporter-associated beta strand repeat-containing protein — MXXLGSGIEVTNAAANLTFSGPVISSDGANFTKTGAGTLTLSNDSNNYQGITTISGGTLSVNTLTNGGLVSGIGAASSASANLVLNGGGLQYTGATTSINRGFTLGTSQGTIDVGNAATTLTISGTAVGTGTTKLIKEGAGTLVLAGTNTYVGGNTVNAGVLRAGSTQAFGAPNTANTMTLANTAGATLDLNNFDNFVGPLVGGGANGGNVTLGSATLRIGGGDGTYAGVISGTGGVLRTNGGIQTFSGCNNTYTGVTTLQGATLSVNCLANGGAASGIGASSSASSNLVFSNGNLNYTGGTVSIDRGFTLTGYGVIDVVNGTTLGFSGQVVGGGELYKDNAGTMVLSGNNTYTSNTRVRGGILRAGSATAFGTTNSFWLDNTAGVLLDMNNFNANAGALIGGGALGGNIAMGTGNLTIRDGLNQTYAGAITGTGNLIKNGAGNQRLSGCNSTYTGVTIVNAGFLSVDCLADGGVASSIGASTSDPANLVLNGGTLNYVGSGGTTNRQFTLGGSASIASAGTGIIQFTSTAPVTLTGTNVARTLTLTGTNTGDNLFAAQLNNNGAGVTSLTKTDTGTWRLTNNNSTYTGITTISGGVLSVDQLANGGVASSIGASSSAASNLVIGNGSTLRYTGAGDSTNRLFTLAPGVTFIESSGTGPINFSNTGAVTLSGANTARTIALGGTNTGNNTLGGTIGDNGTGATTLAKNDSGTWILTGNNTYTGNTVINDGNLMIGNGGTTGNAGAGNVIIDSPTSTLSINRSDTFNFNGTLSGPGTLAQIGTGTTTLTSANNSVGATTISAGTLDVNGGLITPTVTMSGTSTLNVDGTVQAAGATATLLTGDAGASTINVNAGGTLLANGDLGDGSDTVNLTGTLNTGAAALNLGAGDDTLTLNDGAAIAGVGIDAGTGSADNLVINNAADLSFNGAGVAGFEQLTKQNTGVLTMTGSQAFSAGTAIQGGTLDVDGALDTPTVAMSDGTTLNVDGTVQAAGGTAAAITGSAGANTVLVNAGATLIGNGDLGDGSDSVTVAGLLDTGTGVLTLGGGDDTLTLRDGAALSGLGVSGGNGGDDQLVLDNALALSVDGGVVNDFERLLKQNIGTATLTGAHSFDTSVVVAAGALDVDGIVETPTIDLGDDTALNVDGLVQGVGGVATAISGSAGANTVSVGAGGTLLANGDLGAGNDVLDVAGTLDTAGGVFALGDGDDTLTIHENTNIIGTVSAGAGNDTFDTHIDTVADLGAVQGFETLSKTGTGVLNINGPMSSDFTTVNVAEGTLNVAAGGSVVPAPGNPLATTVASGATLLVDGSYGCGAGSDTMTVAGTVAGTGTIDLCGGDDRLVLQDGADLNNAINGGVGGNDTLVLDNTGPLIFDGGNTDGFELLQKTNTGTATVTGSQSFVGGTTIDGGTLDVDGTLETPTVGLADGTTLNVDGTLQAVGGTVATVTGDGGVNSVIVGAGGTLLASGDLGAGNDVLDVTGTLNTGGGVFALGDGDDNFVVHDGTIVVGTIDGGAGNDTRTYDIDTSADLGALLNFEGVTKTGTGVLNITGPGATDLQEVQVLEGLMDVHAGASIVATPGSSLNATVAAGATLNVDGAFGCGDQSDSLTVSGTVSGSGSVNLCGGDDTLTLGDGADIAGLVNPIDGDAGDDRVVLDNAGLLTLDSGDIANFEILQKDNGGEAVLTGAHGFSGGTALNGGTLSVAGSLDTPTLTMGDGTTLNVVGSVQAGGGAATITGSAGSNTVNVAAGGTLLANGNLGDGSDVLDVAGSLDTGGGVFDLGAGDDTLSIHDGTAIAGLVVGGAGIDLLNADIATSADLGAVQGFETLSKTGVGALNINGPASSDFLTVDVLAGSLNVAATGSVVAQDTTVAGGAALNLDGSYSGTAGNDSFTVAGTVAGTGVLNLLDGDDTFTIQDGADLSGLSNAVDGGTGTDTFVADLTGTATLGGAVNFETLTKTNTGTLNIDGPAASNFSTVNVDGGTLDIGVGGSVSGVNTATVANGARLVVDGAFGFTLGADSFTVAGNVSGSSVIDMLDGDDHLILQDGADMSGLATPIDGGAGIDTLTADYAGTATLGGATNFETLTKTNTGTLNIDGPAASDFTTVNVDGGTLDVGAAGSVSGVITTTVANGATLNVDGNFSGFVRRXXHT; from the coding sequence CGTTGGTGCTGGCCGGCACCAACACCTACGTGGGTGGCAATACCGTCAACGCCGGTGTATTGCGCGCCGGTTCGACCCAGGCGTTTGGCGCCCCCAACACCGCGAACACCATGACGCTGGCCAATACTGCCGGCGCCACTCTGGATCTGAACAATTTCGATAACTTCGTCGGCCCGTTGGTCGGCGGCGGTGCCAACGGCGGCAACGTCACCCTCGGCTCGGCCACGCTGCGTATCGGCGGGGGCGACGGCACCTATGCGGGGGTTATCAGTGGCACCGGTGGCGTTTTGCGTACTAACGGGGGCATCCAGACCTTCAGCGGCTGCAACAACACCTATACCGGTGTCACCACCTTGCAGGGCGCCACCCTGAGCGTCAACTGTTTGGCCAACGGCGGCGCGGCCAGCGGCATCGGCGCGTCCAGCAGTGCTTCCTCCAATCTCGTCTTCAGTAACGGCAACCTCAACTACACCGGCGGCACCGTCAGCATCGATCGCGGATTCACGCTTACGGGCTACGGCGTCATCGATGTGGTCAACGGCACGACGCTCGGCTTCAGCGGCCAGGTCGTCGGTGGAGGCGAGTTGTACAAAGACAACGCCGGCACGATGGTGCTCTCCGGCAACAACACCTACACCAGCAACACCCGGGTTCGAGGCGGCATCTTGCGCGCCGGCTCGGCCACGGCCTTCGGCACCACCAACTCGTTCTGGCTGGACAATACCGCCGGGGTATTGCTGGACATGAACAACTTCAATGCCAACGCGGGCGCCCTGATCGGCGGCGGAGCGCTAGGGGGAAATATCGCGATGGGCACGGGCAACCTGACCATCCGGGACGGCTTGAACCAGACCTATGCCGGCGCGATCACCGGCACCGGCAACCTGATCAAGAACGGGGCAGGCAACCAGAGACTCAGTGGCTGCAACAGCACCTATACCGGCGTTACCATCGTTAATGCCGGATTTCTGTCGGTGGACTGTCTGGCCGACGGTGGCGTCGCCAGCTCGATCGGCGCTTCCACGTCCGATCCCGCCAATCTGGTGCTCAACGGCGGCACGTTGAACTATGTCGGTAGCGGCGGAACCACGAATCGCCAGTTCACCCTGGGCGGCAGCGCTTCGATCGCCTCTGCAGGCACCGGCATCATCCAGTTCACCTCGACCGCGCCGGTGACTTTGACCGGCACCAACGTCGCCCGCACGCTCACCCTGACCGGCACCAATACCGGCGACAACCTGTTCGCCGCGCAATTGAACAACAACGGCGCCGGGGTCACCTCGCTGACCAAGACCGACACCGGCACCTGGCGGCTGACCAACAACAACAGCACGTACACCGGCATCACCACCATCAGCGGCGGCGTGCTCAGCGTCGACCAACTCGCGAACGGTGGCGTGGCCAGCAGCATCGGCGCCTCGTCGAGCGCCGCTTCCAACCTGGTGATCGGCAACGGCTCGACCTTGCGCTACACCGGCGCGGGCGACAGCACCAACCGCTTGTTCACGCTCGCGCCTGGCGTCACCTTCATCGAATCCTCCGGCACGGGGCCGATCAACTTCTCCAACACCGGCGCGGTGACGCTGTCGGGCGCCAATACCGCACGTACCATCGCCCTCGGCGGCACCAACACCGGCAACAACACGCTCGGCGGCACCATCGGCGACAACGGCACCGGCGCGACCACCCTGGCCAAGAACGACAGCGGCACCTGGATCCTGACCGGCAACAACACCTACACCGGCAACACCGTCATCAACGACGGCAATCTGATGATCGGCAACGGCGGCACCACCGGCAATGCCGGCGCCGGCAACGTCATCATCGATTCGCCGACCTCGACCCTGTCGATCAATCGCAGCGATACTTTCAACTTCAACGGCACCTTGAGCGGCCCCGGCACCCTGGCCCAGATCGGCACCGGCACTACCACGCTGACCTCGGCCAACAACAGTGTCGGCGCAACCACCATCAGTGCCGGCACGCTGGACGTCAACGGCGGACTGATCACGCCGACCGTGACGATGAGCGGCACCTCCACCTTGAACGTGGATGGCACGGTGCAAGCGGCCGGCGCTACTGCGACCTTGCTCACCGGCGATGCGGGCGCCAGTACCATCAACGTCAATGCCGGCGGCACCCTGCTGGCCAACGGCGATCTGGGCGACGGCAGCGATACGGTCAACCTGACCGGAACATTGAACACCGGTGCCGCCGCGCTGAACCTGGGCGCCGGCGACGACACCCTGACCTTGAACGATGGCGCGGCGATTGCCGGCGTCGGCATCGATGCCGGCACCGGCAGCGCCGACAACCTGGTAATCAACAACGCCGCCGACTTGAGCTTCAACGGTGCCGGCGTCGCCGGTTTCGAACAGCTGACCAAGCAGAACACCGGCGTGCTGACGATGACCGGCAGCCAGGCGTTCAGCGCCGGCACCGCGATCCAGGGCGGCACGCTGGACGTGGACGGCGCACTGGACACGCCGACCGTGGCGATGTCCGACGGCACCACCTTGAACGTGGACGGCACGGTGCAGGCCGCGGGCGGAACGGCCGCCGCGATCACCGGCAGCGCCGGCGCCAACACCGTCCTGGTCAACGCCGGCGCGACCTTGATCGGCAACGGCGACCTTGGCGATGGCAGCGATAGCGTGACCGTGGCCGGGCTCCTGGACACCGGCACGGGCGTCCTGACCTTGGGGGGCGGCGATGACACGTTGACCTTGCGCGACGGCGCCGCCCTCAGCGGCCTGGGCGTGAGCGGCGGCAACGGCGGCGACGACCAATTGGTGTTGGACAACGCCCTGGCGCTGAGCGTCGATGGCGGTGTCGTCAACGATTTCGAGCGCTTGCTCAAGCAGAACATCGGCACAGCCACGCTGACCGGTGCGCATAGTTTCGACACCAGCGTCGTCGTCGCCGCCGGCGCGCTGGATGTCGACGGCATCGTCGAAACGCCGACCATCGACCTGGGCGACGATACCGCACTGAACGTCGACGGCCTGGTCCAAGGTGTCGGCGGCGTCGCCACCGCGATCAGCGGCAGCGCCGGCGCGAATACGGTCAGCGTCGGCGCGGGCGGCACGTTGCTGGCGAATGGCGACCTCGGCGCCGGCAACGATGTGTTGGATGTCGCCGGCACGCTCGATACCGCCGGTGGCGTGTTCGCTCTGGGCGACGGCGACGACACCCTGACCATCCACGAAAACACGAATATCATCGGTACCGTCTCGGCCGGCGCCGGCAACGACACCTTCGACACCCACATCGACACGGTCGCCGACCTCGGCGCGGTGCAGGGCTTCGAGACCCTGAGCAAGACCGGCACGGGCGTGCTCAACATCAACGGGCCGATGAGCTCGGACTTCACCACGGTGAACGTGGCCGAAGGCACCTTGAACGTCGCTGCGGGCGGCAGCGTGGTTCCGGCACCGGGCAATCCCCTCGCCACCACCGTGGCGAGCGGGGCGACCTTGCTCGTCGACGGCAGCTACGGCTGCGGCGCCGGCAGCGACACGATGACAGTGGCCGGCACCGTGGCGGGCACCGGCACCATCGACCTGTGCGGCGGTGACGACCGCCTGGTGCTGCAGGACGGCGCCGATCTGAACAATGCGATCAACGGCGGCGTGGGCGGCAACGACACCCTGGTGCTCGACAATACCGGCCCGCTCATCTTCGACGGCGGCAACACCGACGGTTTCGAGCTGTTGCAGAAAACCAACACCGGCACCGCGACGGTCACCGGCAGCCAGAGCTTCGTCGGCGGCACGACGATCGACGGCGGCACGCTGGACGTGGACGGCACGCTGGAGACGCCGACCGTCGGCCTGGCCGACGGCACCACGCTCAACGTGGACGGCACGCTGCAGGCCGTCGGCGGCACCGTGGCCACGGTGACCGGCGATGGCGGGGTCAACAGCGTCATCGTCGGCGCGGGCGGCACGCTGCTGGCGAGCGGCGACCTGGGCGCGGGCAACGACGTGCTCGACGTGACCGGCACGCTAAACACGGGCGGCGGCGTGTTTGCGCTCGGCGACGGCGACGACAACTTCGTGGTCCATGACGGCACCATCGTGGTCGGCACCATCGACGGCGGCGCCGGCAACGACACCCGCACCTACGATATCGACACCAGCGCCGACCTCGGCGCGCTGTTGAATTTCGAGGGCGTGACCAAGACCGGCACCGGCGTGCTCAACATCACCGGCCCGGGCGCCACCGACCTGCAGGAGGTACAGGTGCTGGAAGGCCTGATGGACGTGCACGCGGGCGCCAGCATCGTCGCGACCCCGGGCAGTTCGCTCAATGCCACCGTCGCCGCCGGCGCCACCTTGAACGTGGACGGCGCGTTCGGCTGCGGCGACCAAAGCGATAGCCTGACCGTGTCCGGCACGGTCAGCGGCAGCGGCAGCGTCAATCTGTGCGGCGGCGACGACACCTTGACCCTCGGCGACGGCGCCGATATCGCCGGGCTGGTCAATCCGATCGACGGCGATGCCGGCGACGACCGGGTGGTGCTCGACAACGCCGGACTGCTGACCTTGGACAGCGGCGACATCGCCAATTTCGAAATACTGCAGAAGGACAATGGCGGCGAAGCGGTGCTCACCGGCGCGCACGGGTTCAGCGGCGGCACCGCCTTGAACGGCGGCACCCTGAGCGTGGCCGGCAGCCTGGACACGCCGACCCTGACGATGGGCGACGGCACCACGCTCAACGTCGTCGGCAGCGTCCAGGCCGGCGGCGGCGCGGCCACGATCACCGGCAGCGCCGGCAGCAACACCGTCAACGTCGCCGCAGGCGGAACTCTGCTGGCGAACGGCAACTTGGGCGACGGCAGCGACGTCCTCGACGTCGCCGGCAGCCTCGATACCGGCGGCGGTGTCTTCGACCTGGGCGCCGGCGACGATACCTTGAGCATCCACGACGGCACGGCCATCGCCGGACTCGTTGTCGGCGGTGCCGGCATCGACCTGCTGAATGCCGACATCGCGACCAGTGCCGACCTCGGTGCAGTGCAGGGCTTCGAGACACTCAGCAAGACCGGCGTCGGCGCGCTCAACATCAACGGCCCGGCGAGTTCGGACTTCCTGACCGTCGACGTGCTCGCCGGCAGCTTGAACGTCGCCGCGACCGGCAGCGTCGTCGCCCAGGACACCACCGTCGCCGGCGGCGCTGCTTTGAATCTGGATGGCAGCTACTCGGGCACCGCCGGCAACGACAGCTTCACCGTGGCCGGCACCGTCGCCGGCACCGGTGTGCTGAACCTGCTCGACGGCGACGACACGTTCACCATCCAGGACGGCGCCGACCTGTCCGGACTGAGCAACGCCGTCGACGGCGGCACCGGCACCGACACCTTCGTCGCCGACCTGACCGGCACGGCGACCCTGGGCGGCGCGGTCAATTTCGAGACCCTGACCAAGACCAACACCGGCACCTTGAACATCGACGGCCCGGCCGCGTCGAACTTCAGCACGGTCAACGTCGACGGCGGCACCCTCGACATCGGTGTCGGCGGCAGCGTCAGCGGCGTCAACACCGCCACCGTGGCCAACGGCGCCCGTCTGGTGGTCGACGGCGCGTTCGGCTTCACCTTGGGCGCCGACAGCTTCACGGTCGCCGGCAACGTCAGCGGTTCCAGCGTCATCGACATGCTCGACGGCGACGACCACCTGATTCTGCAGGACGGCGCCGACATGAGCGGCCTGGCCACGCCGATCGACGGCGGCGCCGGCATCGACACCCTGACCGCGGATTACGCCGGCACCGCGACCCTCGGCGGCGCCACCAACTTCGAGACCCTGACCAAGACCAACACCGGCACCTTGAACATCGACGGCCCGGCCGCGTCGGACTTCACCACCGTCAACGTCGACGGCGGCACGCTCGACGTCGGTGCCGCCGGCAGCGTCAGCGGCGTGATCACCACCACGGTCGCCAACGGCGCGACCTTGAACGTCGACGGCAACTTTTCCGGTTTCGTCCGGCGNNNNNCACACACTTAA